One part of the Rutidosis leptorrhynchoides isolate AG116_Rl617_1_P2 chromosome 1, CSIRO_AGI_Rlap_v1, whole genome shotgun sequence genome encodes these proteins:
- the LOC139874541 gene encoding pectinesterase inhibitor 9-like, whose product MAHFVLSFMFLITLTIFGFLDKIESRSNARMYLEAQCQTAVYHELCIETLLPYVANNNVLGPEQLARVSLVVYLTKARQTKEYVNMVAKHLNETNHGNDQAIEECMRQIKDGVDQITLSVKEFQKMGETAEENFVLHEGNVQSWVSTALTDADTCVDGLLGDEIGGKEKAIIRAKVLNVKQLASNSLVLFNRFSSRHRASHIVKNP is encoded by the coding sequence ATGGCTCATTTCGTTCTCTCTTTCATGTTTCTGATCACCCTCACAATCTTCGGGTTTTTAGACAAAATCGAATCTCGCTCTAACGCAAGGATGTATCTCGAGGCACAATGTCAAACCGCTGTATATCATGAACTATGTATCGAAACTCTTTTACCATATGTTGCGAATAACAACGTACTAGGCCCAGAACAACTAGCTCGGGTTTCACTAGTCGTATACTTAACTAAAGCTAGGCAAACAAAGGAGTACGTTAATATGGTCGCAAAACATCTTAACGAGACTAATCATGGAAACGACCAAGCGATTGAAGAGTGTATGCGTCAAATCAAggatggagttgatcaaataacgCTGTCAGTTAAGGAGTTTCAGAAAATGGGGGAAACGGCCGAAGAAAATTTTGTGTTGCACGAGGGTAACGTGCAGAGTTGGGTTAGTACGGCTTTAACTGATGCTGACACGTGTGTTGATGGATTATTAGGAGATGAGATCGGGGGTAAGGAAAAGGCTATAATCAGAGCGAAGGTCTTGAATGTGAAGCAGCTTGCTAGTAACTCGCTTGTGTTGTTTAATCGATTTAGTTCGAGACATCGAGCTTCTCATATAGTCAAGAATCCCTAA